DNA from Nitriliruptor alkaliphilus DSM 45188:
CCGCGAGGAGCGGGGCGGCCTCGAGTCGTTGTTCCTCAGCGTGACCGAGGGGGTGATCAGGTGAGCGACGTCGGACGGACCCGCCTGGCGGACCGATCGCTGAACCCGGTGCTGCGACGCGAGCTGCTGGAACGGTGGCGTGGCCGACGCGCGGTCCTGGTGATGACGCTCTACCTCGGCGTCCTCGGCGGGCTGCTCCTGCTGCTGCGGTGGATCGGCGGACGTGTCCTGGCCGAGCAGATGCAGTTCGGCTTCGGCGGCCCGGTCCTGTCGCCCGGTCCGATGCTCGGCCGGTTCCTGCTCGAGAACCTGCTGGCGCTGGTCCTCGGCCTGGTCCTGCTCGTGGCCCCCGGGTACGCCGCGGCGCAGCTGTCGGGCGAACGCGAACGCCGCACCCTCGGGCTGCTGCGCATCACCCTGGTGCGGCCACGCTCGATCGTGCTGGGCAAGCTCGGTGCGTCGTCCGCCTGGATCGTGCTGCTGGTGGTGGTCTCGGCGCCGCTCGCCGCGACCGCGTTCGCGCTCGGCGGGGCAACCCCGGGTGATCTGGTGCGCGGCCTGCTCGTCGTGCTGGTGACCGCCGTGTCGGTGGCCGCGGTCGCCCTCGGCGTCTCGTCCCGGGCACGCCGGACCACCGGCGCCGTCGTGACCACCTACGCGTTCGTCCT
Protein-coding regions in this window:
- a CDS encoding ABC transporter permease, with product MSDVGRTRLADRSLNPVLRRELLERWRGRRAVLVMTLYLGVLGGLLLLLRWIGGRVLAEQMQFGFGGPVLSPGPMLGRFLLENLLALVLGLVLLVAPGYAAAQLSGERERRTLGLLRITLVRPRSIVLGKLGASSAWIVLLVVVSAPLAATAFALGGATPGDLVRGLLVVLVTAVSVAAVALGVSSRARRTTGAVVTTYAFVLLLVVGTLIGAFAQFAASGFSMGSDRPAALYLNPFYALADATNATTGFGGQLPSVLTPFAAALPGDRFGDPFGEPVDRPMMVEEAGVVGMVEADLQPLPAGPERRSGDAVWPWTLLWYTLLAGLSLTLASRSLGPRDGVRET